A genome region from Brassica oleracea var. oleracea cultivar TO1000 chromosome C2, BOL, whole genome shotgun sequence includes the following:
- the LOC106326054 gene encoding uncharacterized membrane protein YuiD-like — translation MRSIDHRLMEESSSPSSHYFSIFTNYPLFSAVLAFTIAQFIKFFTTWYKEKRWDLKRLVGSGGMPSSHSATVTALAMAVGLQEGFGGSLFAMAFILTSIVMYDATGVRLHAGRQAEVLNQIVYELPSEHPLAESRPLRELLGHTPPQVIVGGILGTATAVVGYLVTLTAK, via the exons ATGAGATCAATCGACCATCGTCTAATGGAGGAATCGTCTTCCCCTTCTTCCCACTATTTCTCTATTTTCACGAACTACCCTCTGTTTTCCGCCGTATTAGCTTTCACCATCGCACAGTTCATCAAGTTCTTCACCACCTG GTATAAGGAAAAGAGATGGGATCTGAAACGGCTTGTTGGGTCTGGAGGAATGCCTTCTTCACATTCAGCAACTGTTACAGCTCTTGCTATGGCCGTTGGTTTACAAGAAGGCTTTGGAGGATCTCTTTTCGCTATGGCTTTCATTCTCACTTCCATT GTTATGTATGATGCAACTGGTGTAAGATTACATGCTGGACGCCAAGCTGAG GTTCTCAATCAGATTGTGTATGAACTTCCTTCAGAGCATCCCCTCGCTGAAAGCAGACCCTTGCGTGAACTTCTAGGTCATACCCCTCCACAG GTCATTGTGGGTGGGATCCTGGGAACTGCTACAGCAGTTGTTGGCTACTTAGTCACCTTGACAGCCAAGTAG